One Triticum dicoccoides isolate Atlit2015 ecotype Zavitan chromosome 5B, WEW_v2.0, whole genome shotgun sequence genomic window carries:
- the LOC119306160 gene encoding probable UDP-3-O-acylglucosamine N-acyltransferase 2, mitochondrial produces MAAILPRTALLLRTPRGAGRLARFLGAGVPAASSDAGTAASTAAEFLPWRNGGGVLHRAASVDPSAVVEAGAIVHSGAVIGKEVIVGSGTVVGPSVSVGQSTRIGYNVVLSNCSVGEFCTIHNGACIGQDGFGFFVDQDGQVKKKPQELYARIGDNVEIGANTCIDRGSWRDTMIGDDTKIDNLVQIGHNVVIGKCCMICGQVGIAGSATLGDYVVLGGRVAIRDHVSIASKVRLAANSLATKDIQEPGDYGGFPAVPINEWRRQTVNLRLFSKKHHDRR; encoded by the exons ATGGCAGCCATCCTGCCAAGAACCGCGCTGCTGCTGCGGACGCCGCGCGGCGCCGGTCGGCTCGCGCGGTTCCTTGGGGCCGGCGTGCCCGCCGCTTCATCTG ATGCTGGGACGGCGGCCTCGACGGCGGCGGAGTTCTTGCCGTGGCGTAACGGCGGGGGCGTCCTGCACCGGGCGGCGTCCGTCGACCCCTCCGCGGTGGTGGAGGCCGGCGCCATCGTGCACTCCGGCGCTGTGATTGGCAAGGAGGTTATCGTCGGGTCCGGGACTGTGGTCGGGCCTTCGGTGTCCGTGGGGCAGTCCACCAGGATCGG GTACAATGTTGTCTTGAGCAACTGCTCGGTGGGCGAGTTCTGCACTATCCACAATGGCGCCTGCATCGGCCAAGATG GTTTTGGTTTCTTTGTGGACCAGGATGGACAGGTCAAGAAGAAACCACAG GAGCTTTatgcaagaattggagacaatGTGGAAATTGGTGCAAATACATGCATTGACAGAGGCAG TTGGAGAGACACAATGATTGGAGATGACACCAAGATTGATAATCTGGTTCAG ATAGGTCACAATGTGGTGATTGGAAAGTGCTGCATGATTTGTGGACAAGTAGGGATCGCAGGTTCTGCAAC GTTGGGTGACTACGTAGTATTAGGTGGTAGGGTGGCCATCCGGGATCATGTCTCCATTGCTTCAAAG GTTAGACTTGCTGCAAATAGTTTAGCGACAAAGGACATTCAGGAGCCCGGTGACTATGGCGGATTTCCAGCT GTCCCAATAAATGAATGGCGTCGACAAACTGTGAACTTGCGCTTATTTTCGAAGAAACACCATGACAGAAGATAG
- the LOC119310117 gene encoding coatomer subunit beta'-2-like translates to MLVVWCFIYKAGRKLLFGKEWPDQGEDTSLDLLLQSSISGDKFIVPFEDETECVDLFEELKEMGNVVHELTLKAVFYAQEEVTHEIISAMKKVDALGFGNSLVCLDAHPTETWILTCKFFGDVHMWDLVSQACSVGLSATVKFLKFIARKQWFLAGADDGFIHVCTYGTEIVQQIMSFRAGSSSVTAMTIHPTQPYVLSSAYGSPIRLWNWEEGWQCTRTFDDEHSGTVRQITFNPNDANYFASASEDQTIKVWSLDSPKCNYTLFGHLAPVNCLDFFAHGEQQYLISGSDDLTARVWDLAKRSCVYTISALMAPVLSVICLLPDRPYLIIGLKDGTLHLFSSADFRLEKIIDFGCSKVCNLILMGSVRVVIEQEGAVSIIDIDPEKQGGVISEVMANVVDAMDEQQKIRI, encoded by the exons ATGCTTGTGgtttggtgctttatatataaagcagggcgAAAGCTTCTTTTCGGCAAAGAGTGGCCAGATCAAGGAGAAGACACAAGCTTGGATCTGCTTCTGCAGAGCAGTATATCGGGGGACAAGTTCATCGTCCCATTCGAAGACGAGACTGAGTGTGTTGATCTATTTGAGGAATTAAAAGAGATGGGGAATGTGGTGCATGAATTGACGCTGAAAGCTGTTTTTTATGCACAAGAAGAGGTGACACATGAG ATCATATCGGCCATGAAGAAAGTTGATGCACTTGGATTCGGCAATAGCCTGGTGTGCCTAGATGCACATCCAACAGAGACATG GATCTTAACATGCAAGTTTTTTGGAGATGTTCACATGTGGGATCTTGTCTCTCAGGCATGTTCTGTTG GGCTATCAGCGACAGTTAAATTCCTTAAATTTATCGCACGGAAGCAATGGTTTCTGGCTGGTGCAGACGATGGCTTCATCCATGTGTGCACCTACGGAACAGAGATAGTACAACAGATCATGAGTTTCAGAGCCGGTTCTTCCAGTGTCACAGCAATGACCATCCATCCAACCCAGCCATATGTGCTGTCCTCAGCTTATGGAAGCCCGATTAGGCTTTGGAACTGGGAAGAGGGCTGGCAGTGCACACGAACTTTCGACGATGAACACTCTGGAACTGTCCGTCAGATCACCTTCAACCCAAATGATGCCAACTATTTTGCTAGTGCGTCCGAAGATCAGACAATAAAG GTTTGGAGCCTCGACTCTCCCAAATGTAACTACACTCTGTTTGGGCATTTGGCCCCAGTGAACTGCCTCGATTTCTTCGCACATGGTGAGCAACAGTATCTGATTTCTGGCTCAGATGATTTGACTGCCAGG GTATGGGACTTGGCGAAACGGTCGTGTGTCTATACAATAAGCGCTCTCATGGCTCCAGTTCTTTCTGTTATATGTCTTCTTCCTGATCGTCCATATCTAATTATAGGTCTAAAAGATGGCACTCTTCATCTTTTCAGCTCTGCTGATTTTAG GCTTGAGAAAATCATTGACTTCGGCTGTAGCAAAGTTTGCAATCTCATTCTGATGGGATCAGTAAG GGTTGTGATTGAACAAGAGGGGGCAGTGTCAATCATAGATATAGACCCTGAAAAACAAGGTGGTGTTATCAGTGAAGTGATGGCTAACGTGGTCGATGCG ATGGATGAACAGCAGAAAATAAGGATCTGA